In Labrus bergylta chromosome 11, fLabBer1.1, whole genome shotgun sequence, one genomic interval encodes:
- the ftr86 gene encoding finTRIM family, member 86 — MASAWSEEETFVCSVCLDTLKDPATLPCGHSYCLACIHNHWDKRDSRGEYSCPQCRQVFNPRPSLAKSTVLVEAMEKLRTNSFKQSSFTAGSSAPPSMPIYLEVLPDRGPARQGSIYPQLPTVEPRPCPQHNQPMDLFCHEDMECVCEVCCQQGHKGHRVVKPHEERRARQKELVQMQADVQRRIRDTEKTLNVLPHVSRQHKALVQALEQESSDLFSELVKSVNQTGIQVVELLSTHEASLGSQVEGQINSLEQEVAQLHWKSEELNRLVGMQDHICFLKNFFTMELPGQTGATREPNLSQDQAEVSSIRSAFKELQEAIQEQCKASVAKICILLNQDHVAPTTNGTEAAAGSATAADNSRQCSARNTVYEMTTDPPPLPPPRSQGQESSPKSQSLQPASLHASAPPPPYLPPQPEAPPVTKLGLANPDPKTRGELLKFRFEPTMDPNTVYRHVQLSDGGRNAKMRAENLNPPDHPERFDFWRQVVCTEPLAGSPYYWEVEWTGQKITIGVAHKEMERKGSGDTSRLGHNNLSWTLYWSGTGFSFWHDGKEKQLGSPKARRIGVYLDQHAGILAFYRIAKNQAELIHRYQTQFTGPLYPGFRFWAGVGTGVTICPLD, encoded by the exons CCCTGTGGACATTCATACTGCTTGGCTTGTATCCACAACCACTGGGACAAAAGAGACAGCAGAGGTGAGTACAGCTGCCCCCAGTGCAGGCAGGTCTTCAACCCTAGACCCTCGCTGGCTAAGAGCACTGTGCTAGTGGAAGCTATGGAGAAACTCAGAACCAACAGCTTCAAGCAGAGCTCCTTCACAGCTGGGTCTTCTGCCCCACCGTCAATGCCAATCTACCTGGAGGTCCTACCAGACAGAGGACCAGCACGACAGGGCAGCATTTACCCTCAGCTTCCCACTGTGGAACCCAGGCCCTGCCCTCAACACAACCAACCCATGGACCTGTTTTGCCATGAAGacatggagtgtgtgtgtgaagtatGTTGCCAGCAAGGACACAAGGGACATCGTGTGGTCAAACCGCATGAGGAAAGGAGGGCGAGGCAG AAAGAGCTTGTCCAAATGCAGGCTGACGTGCAGAGAAGAATCAGGGACACAGAAAAGACGCTTAATGTGCTTCCACATGTTTCCCGCCAACACAAG GCCTTGGTACAGGCTCTAGAGCAAGAGAGCTCAGATTTGTTCTCAGAGCTTGTGAAGAGCGTGAATCAAACGGGAATCCAGGTGGTTGAGCTCCTCAGCACCCATGAGGCCTCTTTGGGCAGCCAGGTAGAGGGGCAGATCAACAGCCTGGAGCAGGAGGTGGCTCAGCTGCACTGGAAGAGTGAAGAACTAAACAGGCTGGTGGGCATGCAGGACCACATCTGCTTCTTGAAG AATTTCTTCACCATGGAGCTGCCGGGTCAGACTGGTGCCACAAGAGAGCCAAACCTGAGTCAGGATCAAGCAGAGGTGTCCTCCATCCGCTCTGCCTTCAAAGAACTGCAAGAGGCAATACAGGAGCAATGCAAAGCAAGTGTGGCCAAGATCTGCATATTAT TGAATCAGGACCATGTGGCTCCAACAACCAACGgcacagaagcagcagcagggagCGCTACTGCAGCTGATAACAGTCGTCAGTGCAGTGCAAGAAACACAG TATATGAGATGACAACAGACCCTCCACCTTTGCCACCACCACGATCTCAGG GTCAGGAGTCTTCCCCCAAATCTCAATCTCTGCAGCCTGCAAGTCTTCACG CTTCAGCGCCCCCTCCTCCGTACCTTCCTCCTCAACCTGAAG CACCTCCTGTAACTAAACTGGGACTTGCTAATCCAGACCCCAAGACCAGAGGGGAACTGCTGAAAT TCCGCTTTGAACCCACCATGGACCCTAACACGGTGTACCGCCATGTGCAGTTGTCAGATGGAGGTCGCAATGCCAAAATGCGGGCAGAGAACCTGAACCCACCGGACCATCCAGAGCGCTTCGACTTTTGGAGACAAGTTGTCTGCACAGAGCCCCTCGCAGGGAGCCCTTACTACTGGGAGGTGGAGTGGACTGGCCAGAAG ATCACCATCGGCGTGGCCCACAAGGAGATGGAGCGTAAAGGCTCCGGTGACACAAGCCGTTTGGGCCACAATAATCTCTCCTGGACCTTGTACTGGTCCGGGACTGGCTTCTCCTTCTGGCACGatggcaaagaaaaacaactggGCTCACCTAAGGCCCGACGAATCGGGGTATATCTGGACCAGCATGCAGGGATTCTAGCTTTTTACCGCATTGCCAAGAACCAGGCTGAACTCATCCACCGCTACCAGACCCAGTTCACAGGTCCGCTGTATCCAGGGTTCAGGTTCTGGGCAGGAGTAGGGACAGGAGTGACTATTTGTCCTTTGGATTAA